A genomic region of Deltaproteobacteria bacterium contains the following coding sequences:
- a CDS encoding sigma-54 dependent transcriptional regulator: MDNRNKTILIVDDEDYTCTLIRKLLGGKGYNVIVAKNGNEAIETFQETAADVVLLDQRMPGLSGLQVLEKLKSLESNVAVIMMTGFGTVEEAVTAMRLGAFHYITKPFNNLDEVELLIERALKEKLLEDENRYLRDRLDRGLSFEGVVGKSKAMVEIMDLVKKVAPLHSTILVHGETGTGKELLAKTIHQNSERADKKFIAINCGALTESLLESSLFGFEKGAFTGAVKTTPGYFEEADGGTIFLDEITGTSLKLQTSLLRVLQEKEFSRIGETARRKTDFRLIAASNDDMEKEVAEGRFREDLFYRINVIPLNLPPLRERKDDIPFLANYFLKQMNNKLGKSVGPFSLETIELMEEYDWKGNVREMENLVERVVALKQGDKIEPYDLPPHLFKERIQSIPASIHSDLPFQEAKDHFEKLYLEEILKKTNGNISKASEITGIKRQNLYIKINRHGLRRNEA, encoded by the coding sequence ATGGATAATAGAAATAAAACCATTCTCATTGTCGATGATGAAGACTATACCTGCACACTGATCAGGAAACTTCTCGGAGGTAAAGGTTATAATGTGATCGTTGCAAAAAACGGTAATGAAGCCATTGAGACTTTTCAGGAAACGGCTGCCGATGTGGTTCTTCTGGACCAGAGAATGCCGGGACTTAGCGGCCTTCAGGTGCTGGAAAAGTTAAAATCACTGGAAAGCAATGTTGCCGTCATTATGATGACGGGATTTGGAACTGTTGAAGAAGCGGTTACTGCAATGCGGCTGGGCGCTTTTCATTACATTACGAAACCCTTTAATAATCTTGACGAGGTAGAGCTTCTCATTGAGCGTGCTCTCAAGGAGAAGCTTCTGGAAGATGAAAACCGATATTTGCGGGACAGGCTTGACAGGGGTCTTTCCTTTGAAGGGGTTGTGGGCAAAAGCAAGGCAATGGTCGAAATAATGGATCTCGTCAAAAAGGTGGCCCCCCTTCATTCAACGATACTTGTTCATGGTGAAACCGGGACGGGAAAGGAGCTTCTTGCCAAAACAATCCATCAAAACAGCGAGCGGGCAGACAAAAAATTTATTGCCATTAATTGCGGGGCCCTTACGGAAAGCCTTCTTGAAAGTTCTCTTTTCGGGTTTGAAAAAGGTGCTTTTACTGGGGCCGTTAAGACGACACCGGGTTATTTCGAAGAAGCTGATGGAGGAACCATTTTCCTTGATGAAATCACAGGAACCAGCCTTAAGCTGCAAACGAGCCTGCTTCGTGTGCTCCAGGAGAAGGAGTTTTCAAGAATTGGGGAGACGGCCCGGCGAAAGACCGATTTTAGACTCATCGCCGCCAGTAATGACGACATGGAAAAAGAGGTCGCAGAGGGTCGCTTTAGAGAAGATCTCTTTTATAGGATTAATGTTATTCCTCTTAATCTGCCCCCTCTCAGGGAAAGAAAGGATGATATTCCTTTTCTCGCTAATTACTTCCTCAAGCAAATGAATAATAAGCTTGGCAAGTCTGTTGGTCCCTTTTCCCTCGAAACGATAGAGTTGATGGAAGAGTATGACTGGAAAGGAAATGTGAGAGAGATGGAAAATCTTGTCGAAAGGGTTGTTGCACTAAAGCAGGGTGATAAAATAGAGCCCTATGATCTTCCGCCCCATCTTTTTAAAGAGCGAATTCAATCTATTCCGGCCTCTATTCATTCCGATCTACCTTTTCAGGAGGCTAAAGATCACTTCGAAAAACTCTATCTTGAGGAAATACTTAAGAAAACCAATGGTAATATCAGTAAGGCTTCAGAGATTACCGGTATTAAACGGCAAAACCTTTATATAAAAATAAACCGGCATGGATTAAGAAGAAATGAAGCTTAG